From the Colletotrichum lupini chromosome 10, complete sequence genome, one window contains:
- a CDS encoding D-glycerate 3-kinase — protein sequence MASTAPPIIDDKSPLCIPFITSLLKTRTTPQDEASTRPFIIGLNGVQGVGKTTLVRALADTLTKLGHPTLVFSIDDLYLTHADQVALARSHPENLLIQQRGEPGTHDTQLARAFFDSIAKGQPTKVPSYDKAAFSGQGDRVPESQWTEVNKPGQPKVQVVIFEGWCVGFRALPGAEVEARWKAPSRTLQKHKLEHLLLVNARLKEYDAMTDLLDVFIHVDAEDTQYVYDWRLQQEAALRRERGAGMTDEQVVKFVDGYYPAYELFSDNVRKGILPNSPGHQMRLVVRKDRSVKESFIL from the coding sequence ATGGCCTCCACCGCACCGCCCATCATCGATGACAAAAGCCCCCTCTGCATCCCCTTCATCACCTCCCTCCTCAAAACCCGTACAACCCCTCAAGATGAAGCATCAACACGCCCCTTCATAATCGGTCTCAACGGCGTCCAAGGCGTCGGCAAAACAACCCTCGTCCGCGCCCTAGCCGACACCCTCACCAAACTAGGCCACCCCACCCTCGTCTTCAGCATCGACGACCTCTACCTCACACACGCAGACCAAGTCGCCCTCGCGCGCTCTCACCCAGAGAACCTCCTCATCCAGCAGCGCGGGGAGCCAGGAACGCACGACACACAGCTCGCGCGCGCATTCTTTGACAGCATCGCCAAGGGTCAGCCCACTAAAGTCCCCTCCTACGACAAGGCAGCCTTCTCCGGCCAGGGCGACCGCGTCCCCGAGAGCCAGTGGACAGAGGTCAACAAGCCCGGCCAGCCAAAAGTCCAGGTTGTCATCTTCGAGGGCTGGTGCGTCGGCTTCCGCGCCCTGCCCGGGGCCGAGGTGGAAGCCAGGTGGAAGGCCCCCAGCAGGACGCTCCAGAAGCACAAGCTCGAGCACCTTCTGTTGGTGAACGCGAGGCTCAAAGAGTACGACGCCATGACTGATCTCCTCGACGTCTTTATCCACGTTGATGCCGAGGACACCCAGTACGTCTACGATTGGCGCCTGCAGCAAGAGGCTGCGCTCCGTCGCGAGAGGGGTGCGGGCATGACTGATGAGCAGGTCGTCAAGTTCGTCGACGGCTACTACCCTGCCTATGAGCTGTTTTCAGATAACGTCAGAAAGGGCATCTTGCCAAACAGCCCAGGCCATCAGATGAGACTGGTCGTCCGTAAAGACAGATCGGTCAAGGAATCGTTCATTTTATGA